The nucleotide window CTGCCCTTTGAAAAACCGGAGAAAATCCGGACAGACCTGCTGGAACCTATTCCCTATTCGGGTAATGAGCAGGTCATAACTCTGGAGTATCCCGAATTCAGCGCTGTGTGTCCCTACAGCGGACTACCGGACATTGCCCATGTGACCATTGAATATATCCCCAGTGATAAAATTATCGAGCTTAAATCTCTGAAATACTACTTCATTTCATTCCGCAATGTCGGTATTTATCAAGAAGATATGACCAATCGGGTTTATGAGGATCTTAAAAAAGTACTCGCCCCTAAAAAACTCAAAGTTAAAACAATTTATAATGTCCGGGGGGGGATAGAAACGACGTGTGTTATCGGAAATTGAGAATGGCCCATTGATACGAGGGGTAGACGGAGAGGTGAGGGTACGAAAATTCAAAAGAATAAAAATAAGATATATTAAAAATAATATTATCTTGCATTTGATTGTAGACAGGATTATTTTATCTTCGGGGGAGCATATATATAATCATCATTCTATATAGTGAGATAAGAATTTTATAAATATATCCTTTATTCTGACCCAACTTATGAGCTTATGAACCCATGGATTCATAACTCTGCAGCCTGTAACCCGCAACACTCATGAAACCATAAACCAGGCATCCGGAGCGCAGCAACACTGAGGTTTAGATATCAATATTCAGTAATTTCTTTCGAATTTTGTCAGATTGAATAAAAATGTTGTCATGGAGAGACCCGCCGTGGGAGTCCATAGTTACCACTGCCGGAAAGTTCCGGACATCAATCACCCACATAGCTTCCGGTACGCCAAATTCTTCCAGTTTGAGCACTGTATAAACCTTCACAACCGATTCGGCGATCAGAGTAGCCAGTCCACCGATAGCATGAAGATATACGGCACCGTTTTCCTCCAGGGCTTTAAGGGTCCCTTGCCCCATTCCCCCTTTACCAATCACTCCGCGGAGTCCGTATTCCTGAATAACAATTCCCTGATAGGGTTCTTCACGAATGGATGTAGTGGGTCCTGCAGCCACAAATTCCCAGCTATCTCCGGTTTTCTTTACAACGGGACCGCAGTGATAGATCATGGTATCTTTCAGCAGATTCCGGACAAAATCGGGTTTTTCTTTCACAAGCCAGGCATGAGCTGCATCCCGGCCGGTTACCAGGCGTCCGTTCAATAATACCTCATCACCGACTTTGAGTATTCGGATTGACTTTTCATCGACGGGAAGTTTCAATTCAATCATAGATCACCTCATCCGGTGAAAAGCGCATGCTGTGTTTACGGTCTGCCCAGCACATATAGGCCACCGAGACAAAAAAGGATGCAGGCAGGCGGTGGGCCACACCAATTTTGACTGCCAGGGCGGTGGTTTTACCTCCGAATCCCATGGGGCCGATACCCAGTGTATTCAAATCCCGCAAAAGGCGGGATTCCAGTTCTGCCAGTTTCGGATCAGGATGTGAATCATCCAGTTTCCTGAAAAGCTGTTTTTTTGCCAGCATCATCCCGCTGGACCGGTCTCCCCCCACACCAACGCCAAGAATCCCGGGGGCACAGCCCTGTCCCTGAGCCTTAACGACTGCATCGACTACAGCATTATAAACGCCCTCCAAATCCCGGCCTGCTTTTAGTGTTATATCCGGCAAAGTGTACTGTATAGAAACATTTTCACATCCTCCACCTTTCAGTAGCAGCTTTACATTGATAGCCGGTTCATCCCATTCCTTAAAATAGATATAGGGGGCTAACTCACCTGTATTGTCTCCGGAATTTTTCCCAGTCACAGGATCAACGGCATTGGGACGCAGATAAACCTTATCCGTAGCTTCACGTGTTGCTTCACGGATCAATTTTTCAATCCTTCGCATAGAAACACCCGAAGGCAGGCTTACTTCATAAATGTTGGTCCCTGTATCCTGGCAGATCGGTGTGCTTTTTTCCCGGGCTCTTTCGATATTTCTGAGGATCGCTGACAGCACTCCACGGGCCGCACTCCCTTCAACTTCGTTTTCTCTGGCAGCCCGAATTGCCCGGACTACATCCGGAGCCAGATCGGTGGATGTACGGCGAATTAGTTCCAGAACCGCTTTTCGAAACGCATTATCCTGAAATTGAAGTGTCATGGAGGCTTACACTCATGGTTCAAACTGTTTCAAAAGGTCAAGAATTTCCGGCTTCCCCATTTTTTCAGAAACCTGCTGCATTTTACGCATAATATCGGTATAGATGGGGCGATCCTGACGATAAATGACTCCCAGGCGAATGAAATCATTATCATTGGCAATTTCAAAAGCGCGGACTTCATCCGTGGGTTGATAATCTTCCGGAAGAGGACGGACCTTTTCCCGGATAAGTTTAAACTGTTCCATTCCCCTGAATGTGGGGCAAGGACTCAGGACCTCTACAAAGGAAAATCCCCGGTGCTGAATAGCCCGAGAAATAACATCAATAGTATTTTTGGGATCACCGGAAAAAACTCTCGCAACAAAAGAGGCCTTATAAGCGATCATCATCCGAACAGGGTTGATGGGCTCATCCATGTTTCCATAAAAAGTTGTTTTTGTCTGTTCGCCGACAGGTGTGGTTGGTGAAGCCTGACCTTTTGTGAGCCCATAGATATTATTATTCATGACAATATAGGTTATGTCAATATTTTTCCGGGCGGCATGGGGAATGTGTCCTGCGCCAATGGAAAATCCGTCTCCATCACCACCTACAGCAATCACTTTAATATCCGGATTGCTAA belongs to Candidatus Neomarinimicrobiota bacterium and includes:
- the queF gene encoding NADPH-dependent 7-cyano-7-deazaguanine reductase QueF, which codes for MAKADGLSLPFEKPEKIRTDLLEPIPYSGNEQVITLEYPEFSAVCPYSGLPDIAHVTIEYIPSDKIIELKSLKYYFISFRNVGIYQEDMTNRVYEDLKKVLAPKKLKVKTIYNVRGGIETTCVIGN
- a CDS encoding 2-oxoacid:ferredoxin oxidoreductase subunit beta, giving the protein MDEAKYSLKDYKSDLKPIWCPGCGDYGVLNALMQALVKLQIPPHKMALVSGIGCSSRLPGYVNTYGFNGIHGRVIPLATGVKLSNPDIKVIAVGGDGDGFSIGAGHIPHAARKNIDITYIVMNNNIYGLTKGQASPTTPVGEQTKTTFYGNMDEPINPVRMMIAYKASFVARVFSGDPKNTIDVISRAIQHRGFSFVEVLSPCPTFRGMEQFKLIREKVRPLPEDYQPTDEVRAFEIANDNDFIRLGVIYRQDRPIYTDIMRKMQQVSEKMGKPEILDLLKQFEP